A window of Natrinema versiforme contains these coding sequences:
- a CDS encoding PIN domain-containing protein, protein MKLFLDTNVIVAAVTKDTDRSETAVQALNEFDETYTSILNLMELRTVLTKKKAFERDRVEQIEQRISSRATVTFPDASDMVAANQLQNETLLYPMDALILAAADAIDATLVSFDAELREHGAKRPHDLI, encoded by the coding sequence ATGAAGCTCTTTCTCGATACGAACGTTATCGTTGCCGCGGTCACTAAGGACACTGATCGGTCCGAAACTGCTGTTCAGGCACTCAATGAGTTCGATGAGACGTATACCTCTATACTGAACCTCATGGAACTTCGAACCGTCCTCACGAAGAAGAAGGCGTTCGAGCGTGATCGCGTCGAACAGATCGAACAGCGCATAAGTTCTCGGGCAACTGTTACGTTCCCTGATGCCTCAGATATGGTCGCAGCCAATCAATTGCAGAACGAGACGCTCCTATATCCGATGGACGCACTCATACTTGCAGCAGCCGACGCGATCGATGCGACGCTCGTTTCGTTCGACGCTGAGTTACGTGAGCACGGCGCGAAGCGTCCTCACGATCTCATATAG
- a CDS encoding Mn2+/Fe2+ transporter translates to MSSEKDSKIRQTTFEIIAIFMTIGVVGVVLTNEGGTFVTWFWMGIGLAATYLLYRLVIIAERILDTT, encoded by the coding sequence ATGTCCTCCGAGAAGGATTCCAAAATAAGGCAGACAACCTTTGAAATAATCGCTATTTTCATGACTATTGGAGTCGTTGGCGTCGTCCTGACGAACGAGGGAGGGACCTTCGTGACATGGTTCTGGATGGGGATCGGATTGGCCGCAACATATCTCCTTTATAGACTGGTCATTATTGCGGAACGGATTCTCGATACCACTTAA
- a CDS encoding tyrosine-type recombinase/integrase, with product MSRDRLEPISPEEAQTLYLQDKKREAAPSTVQSQEYRLNHFVRWCSQEGIENLNELTGREIQRYRNWRREDGDLSPASEKTQMDTLRVFIKYLESIEGVPRDLHQSVQSPTLSDEDRSRDVFIDSDTAEEILDYLNRFDYAQRHHVTFMLMWRCSLRISAVQSLDVSDYNREDQYLTIEHRPDEGTRLKKGQKGERVVGLKDDTCEVLDDWLEHHRADITDEYGREPMVTTTQGRMHKTTLRNVIYNLTRPCKYDGCPHEDVDPDECRATSYDYAYECPSSVSPHAIRRSAITHWLNRDWPTRAVADRANVSPKVLERHYDARNQEEKMEQRREFLDKL from the coding sequence ATGTCCAGAGACAGATTGGAACCCATCAGTCCCGAAGAGGCACAGACGCTGTATCTTCAAGATAAGAAGCGGGAAGCTGCACCAAGCACCGTTCAATCACAGGAGTACCGACTCAACCACTTTGTACGCTGGTGCTCCCAAGAAGGCATCGAGAATCTAAACGAGCTCACTGGACGAGAGATACAGAGATACAGGAATTGGCGAAGAGAGGATGGTGACCTCAGTCCAGCTAGCGAGAAAACTCAGATGGACACGCTACGTGTCTTCATCAAATATCTCGAATCGATAGAAGGCGTTCCTCGAGACCTCCATCAGTCTGTACAGTCACCCACGCTATCGGATGAGGACAGGAGCAGGGACGTGTTCATTGACTCCGATACGGCGGAAGAGATACTGGACTACCTCAATCGATTCGACTATGCTCAACGTCACCATGTGACCTTCATGTTGATGTGGAGGTGCAGCCTTCGAATCAGCGCTGTACAGTCCCTCGATGTGAGTGACTACAACCGAGAGGACCAGTACCTCACCATTGAGCATCGGCCAGATGAAGGAACTCGTCTCAAGAAAGGGCAGAAGGGAGAACGGGTGGTGGGGTTAAAAGACGATACGTGCGAGGTTCTGGACGATTGGCTTGAACACCATCGGGCAGACATCACGGACGAGTACGGGCGTGAGCCCATGGTGACGACCACGCAAGGAAGGATGCACAAGACCACCCTCAGGAACGTCATCTATAACCTCACGCGCCCGTGCAAATACGACGGGTGCCCGCACGAGGACGTTGACCCTGACGAGTGTCGAGCAACGAGTTACGATTACGCGTACGAGTGCCCGTCGTCTGTGAGCCCGCACGCAATCAGGCGTAGTGCAATCACCCACTGGCTGAATCGTGACTGGCCTACTCGAGCAGTAGCTGACCGAGCTAACGTGAGTCCGAAGGTTCTCGAGCGTCACTATGATGCAAGGAATCAGGAAGAGAAAATGGAGCAACGGAGGGAATTCCTCGATAAGCTCTAA
- a CDS encoding PadR family transcriptional regulator, translating into MDDLTGFQRDLLYVIAGKEQPSGQDVKEEVEQYYSNEINHGRLYPNLDTVVNKELVEKGQLDRRTNYYDITDEGEELIEDRREWEEQYVDF; encoded by the coding sequence ATGGACGACCTCACAGGTTTCCAGCGTGACTTGCTGTACGTCATCGCGGGCAAAGAGCAGCCATCAGGACAGGATGTCAAAGAAGAAGTAGAGCAGTACTATAGCAATGAAATCAATCACGGGCGCTTGTACCCAAATCTGGATACGGTCGTCAACAAAGAACTAGTAGAGAAAGGGCAGTTGGACCGTCGAACTAATTACTACGATATCACCGACGAGGGAGAGGAGCTAATCGAAGACCGTCGTGAGTGGGAGGAGCAGTACGTGGACTTCTAA
- a CDS encoding 3'-5' exonuclease yields MSSEEKYPVVGRDEYDVTESVKLDGPPGHGKTEQIKRRTEEFLKETDSTIHNVMLGTYRRSLSQDLINTFEDGELLPPNFSLQSSYMGTIHANCDKIIRKKTDLNISNKATGYAQKLFCQKHGLKYFGDTKQELTGGKALFNIFTWMVANKATPEQVPQYKYDTVRDACDRHIDIRRLWQEWQQFKQNPPIHKFNNLEEGDELYDFDESLLIVSQRELVPENVDLLIVDEMHDVYPVMNDVIQMWMEKMEDTTFIIAGDKNQVINQYQGTSPEFYEEVNLPEIHLPDSYRCRANHLEYAHSILSKHFEPPRVENCRGGGSITSVNASRMEYDNRRSEWRVPSSLNSPSSLYEEHVDDEETALYLVRTNLQAEAVAKDLERAGIPFESDSVNDWKDSGLLDLYNGLCTIREIPSDVEYTWDSGFALNLGDDTEIDGDELLAVLDATPAEYVADSKLDAVNVAEGIESYPLDNLHNFFEESFFAEVHANPVGLLLNSVDKKKLAHLADKHSWTRIHEDGIRVKLLTIHASKGMQGDNVFLYDGIPKRIQDQIEKSPEVDKNECRTWYVATTRASDTLVVVRNAFDGYEPSPYLPPIQTANGSSQSGVVHQ; encoded by the coding sequence ATGAGCAGTGAAGAGAAATACCCTGTTGTTGGCCGTGATGAGTACGACGTAACAGAGTCAGTCAAGCTCGATGGGCCACCAGGTCATGGTAAGACTGAGCAGATTAAACGTCGTACAGAGGAATTCCTCAAAGAGACTGATTCCACGATACACAATGTGATGCTGGGGACGTATCGGCGGTCTCTGTCCCAAGACCTTATCAATACGTTCGAGGATGGGGAACTCCTCCCACCGAATTTCAGTTTGCAATCCAGCTACATGGGTACGATACACGCAAACTGTGATAAGATAATTCGCAAGAAGACGGACCTGAATATCAGTAACAAGGCAACTGGATACGCTCAAAAACTATTCTGTCAAAAACACGGCCTCAAGTACTTCGGAGATACGAAACAGGAACTAACGGGCGGTAAAGCTCTATTCAACATTTTCACGTGGATGGTAGCCAACAAAGCCACTCCTGAACAGGTTCCCCAATATAAGTACGATACTGTTCGAGATGCTTGTGACCGTCATATCGATATTAGACGGCTCTGGCAGGAGTGGCAGCAGTTCAAGCAGAACCCTCCAATTCACAAATTCAATAATCTCGAAGAGGGGGACGAGTTGTATGATTTCGATGAATCATTGCTAATCGTAAGTCAGAGAGAACTTGTCCCAGAGAATGTAGACTTGCTGATTGTCGATGAAATGCACGATGTGTATCCAGTGATGAATGATGTTATCCAGATGTGGATGGAGAAAATGGAGGATACGACCTTCATCATCGCAGGTGACAAGAACCAAGTTATCAATCAATATCAAGGCACATCTCCTGAATTCTATGAAGAAGTAAACCTCCCAGAAATCCATCTCCCCGACTCATACCGATGTCGTGCAAACCACTTGGAGTACGCACATAGTATTCTATCGAAGCATTTTGAGCCACCACGAGTAGAGAATTGTAGAGGAGGTGGCTCAATTACATCTGTCAATGCTTCTCGAATGGAATACGATAATCGACGTAGTGAATGGCGTGTCCCATCATCTCTGAATAGCCCTTCCTCACTGTATGAAGAACATGTTGATGATGAGGAAACTGCACTCTACCTTGTTAGAACAAATCTCCAAGCAGAGGCAGTAGCGAAAGATTTGGAGAGAGCGGGGATACCATTTGAATCAGACTCAGTAAATGATTGGAAGGACTCTGGACTTCTAGATTTGTATAACGGGCTCTGCACTATCCGAGAAATACCATCAGATGTAGAGTATACTTGGGACAGTGGTTTCGCTCTCAACCTTGGTGATGATACTGAGATTGATGGTGATGAACTTCTAGCTGTGCTTGACGCAACCCCTGCAGAGTATGTAGCAGATAGTAAACTTGATGCCGTCAACGTTGCTGAAGGTATAGAATCATATCCACTTGATAATCTCCATAATTTCTTCGAAGAGAGTTTCTTTGCAGAAGTACACGCGAACCCTGTTGGATTACTTCTGAACTCAGTTGATAAGAAGAAACTTGCACACCTTGCGGACAAGCATAGTTGGACTCGAATCCACGAAGATGGTATCCGAGTAAAATTACTCACAATTCATGCGAGTAAAGGGATGCAGGGGGACAATGTGTTCCTCTATGATGGGATTCCAAAGCGGATTCAAGACCAGATAGAGAAATCGCCTGAAGTAGACAAGAATGAATGTAGGACGTGGTATGTGGCTACCACACGCGCAAGTGATACACTCGTAGTCGTACGAAATGCCTTTGATGGGTATGAACCTTCTCCGTATCTCCCTCCAATTCAAACTGCTAATGGTTCATCCCAGTCGGGAGTGGTTCACCAATGA
- a CDS encoding MvaI/BcnI family restriction endonuclease, whose product MPEFEDFEGFVESLRDICREGYIETHRNADTGVGKTLEDKLGIKENNIPGPDAVGVELKAVRRDSGSLTTLFTKEPPRGNDYRPLWSQEMIHELGYIDDKGREALKVTIAPDEPNNRGFYLDYTEDTIEITHEDAGTCAIYPIDWLQEKFENKFPQLVMVFADTEKRDGREYFHYNQAYHLDGFDGDEFLELMREGVITVDLRMHLKESGANRNRGTAWRIMDESKLDRAFAERTPLLTDVDVDEVEATAESSTEPKQDTLLDFE is encoded by the coding sequence ATGCCAGAATTCGAGGATTTTGAGGGGTTTGTTGAAAGTCTCCGCGACATCTGCCGAGAGGGATATATTGAGACTCACCGAAATGCTGACACTGGTGTTGGGAAGACGCTTGAGGATAAGCTTGGAATCAAGGAGAATAACATTCCAGGTCCAGATGCCGTAGGCGTCGAACTGAAGGCTGTCCGTCGTGACTCTGGGAGCTTGACGACCTTGTTCACGAAGGAGCCTCCTCGTGGGAATGACTACCGACCTCTCTGGTCGCAAGAGATGATTCACGAACTGGGCTACATCGATGACAAAGGGCGGGAAGCTCTGAAGGTGACAATCGCACCTGATGAGCCGAACAACCGTGGGTTCTACCTTGATTATACGGAGGACACTATTGAAATCACTCACGAGGACGCGGGCACGTGTGCAATCTATCCCATCGATTGGCTTCAGGAGAAGTTCGAAAACAAATTCCCTCAACTGGTGATGGTCTTTGCGGATACGGAGAAGAGGGACGGTCGTGAGTACTTCCACTATAATCAGGCCTATCACCTCGACGGCTTCGACGGCGATGAGTTCCTCGAGCTAATGCGTGAGGGAGTTATCACTGTAGACCTTCGGATGCATCTCAAAGAATCGGGTGCAAACCGTAACAGAGGGACTGCATGGCGTATTATGGACGAGAGTAAGCTTGACCGTGCTTTTGCCGAGCGAACTCCACTGCTTACTGATGTAGATGTGGATGAGGTGGAAGCTACTGCTGAATCGAGTACGGAACCCAAGCAGGATACCCTTCTTGACTTCGAATGA
- a CDS encoding DNA methyltransferase — MTRDSRQATLGSISESDEIESLEDIDWTFKGVDTREYTHGLHNYPARMVPQIVDRLLSFYKDEGVVEEGDLVYDPFSGSGTTSVEARLHGLNAEANDINPFAVMLSQAKAIPLERAGLSDARDALLEGLSDELREVREEFKSEGEVSWLEMPDVRDGWFPEPQLHELAHIRDRIDDIEDEFGIEYARFFRLVLSHTTRKVSYQRNGEFKRYRLSEEDREDHDPNVEDTFTKKLKKNYDLMVGYSEKVDHSLDTTIHYSDSRSAVEDVGEEKADIVITSPPYGDHRTTVAYGQFSQDPALLTGKVGYDEMKDVDKNGLGGKNQVLEPLSELEEYSPTLKATLDTLREKDGRSDDAMNFFRDYYAVMEQVAEITKSGQPVAWVVANRTMSRVNIPTHLITRELCEHLGYEFTHNLPREIPNKTLPWENAPENVEGTKGNLMANENIVILRAP; from the coding sequence ATGACACGGGATTCTCGGCAAGCGACACTCGGTTCTATCTCTGAATCAGACGAGATAGAGAGCTTAGAGGATATTGATTGGACGTTCAAAGGTGTGGATACGCGGGAGTACACCCATGGTCTCCACAACTATCCTGCTCGGATGGTCCCTCAAATTGTAGACCGCCTCCTTTCCTTCTACAAGGATGAAGGCGTAGTTGAGGAAGGAGACCTCGTATACGACCCATTCTCTGGAAGCGGTACTACGTCCGTAGAAGCACGCTTGCACGGATTGAACGCGGAAGCCAATGATATCAATCCGTTTGCTGTGATGCTCTCTCAAGCTAAGGCAATCCCTCTTGAGCGGGCTGGTCTATCCGATGCACGTGACGCTCTCCTTGAAGGGTTGAGTGACGAGCTTCGAGAGGTCCGTGAAGAATTTAAGAGTGAAGGTGAGGTTTCCTGGTTGGAGATGCCCGATGTTCGGGACGGATGGTTCCCTGAACCGCAGCTCCACGAGCTTGCTCACATCCGAGACCGTATCGATGATATTGAAGATGAATTCGGAATCGAATACGCTCGGTTCTTCCGACTCGTTCTTTCTCACACCACGCGCAAAGTCAGCTACCAGCGGAACGGTGAATTCAAGCGATACCGCCTCTCTGAAGAAGACCGAGAGGACCACGACCCTAACGTCGAGGATACCTTTACCAAGAAACTGAAGAAGAACTATGATTTGATGGTGGGCTATAGCGAGAAAGTAGACCACTCGTTGGACACTACGATTCACTACTCTGATTCTCGTTCCGCTGTCGAAGATGTAGGCGAAGAGAAAGCTGATATCGTCATCACTTCGCCACCATATGGAGACCACAGAACAACGGTCGCCTATGGACAGTTCTCACAGGACCCTGCTCTTCTGACTGGGAAGGTCGGGTATGACGAGATGAAGGACGTTGATAAGAACGGTCTCGGTGGCAAGAATCAGGTCCTCGAGCCGTTATCTGAGTTGGAAGAGTACTCTCCGACGCTCAAAGCGACACTCGATACGCTCCGTGAGAAGGATGGTCGTTCGGACGATGCGATGAACTTCTTCCGCGATTATTACGCTGTGATGGAGCAAGTCGCGGAAATAACGAAGAGTGGCCAGCCTGTTGCATGGGTAGTCGCTAACCGTACGATGAGCCGCGTCAATATCCCAACGCACCTTATTACACGAGAACTCTGTGAACACCTCGGGTACGAATTCACACACAACCTCCCTCGAGAGATTCCAAACAAAACGCTCCCATGGGAGAATGCACCTGAGAACGTTGAAGGGACGAAGGGGAACTTGATGGCCAACGAGAATATTGTTATTCTCCGAGCGCCTTAG
- a CDS encoding helix-hairpin-helix domain-containing protein — translation MVRDTIEEYPTVKDIEVAMKKIGRLDTQEFIRDNSSLFIHTKSETNVTNTGKHLLYDLDSLVELKKELDGQNRKEKSTAFVVETPASLNELEGDLRELKKEDEVFHEDSGLTITRTQRTDHEIKVKVDYVHRKESNRNLLNAIDRSATFSMTDTHEDDIFKVTQDFYNADQFSAVKTFFEDWDRRRQINGDSKVARADIRLTEIGNMSDRVDFVDDFLDYEPGNWDTRNVCHLGVRQADSDDDGIEEVSDGGVEEFEDLEDKSELEEQIDQQLSNISQLALDGDSLRTNPIVKKCLKNNFYFDSANIYCVDPDNAKGVEIQLKFKEKGRNAFDLTIETEYEVHDGDREDDDFSPSFRHKTRKEFRDAVVDLFSQYKNMPHLMKEAGKSYGLEDLPEVGPTKAENFENAGYDTVAKVLNASVEDLEKVDEVGETTAKIILGKEA, via the coding sequence ATGGTTAGAGATACAATTGAAGAATATCCGACTGTTAAGGATATTGAAGTTGCAATGAAAAAGATTGGACGGTTGGATACTCAAGAGTTTATCAGAGATAATAGTTCGCTATTTATCCACACTAAAAGCGAGACCAACGTAACAAACACTGGGAAACATCTACTCTATGATTTAGATAGCCTAGTTGAGTTGAAGAAAGAATTAGATGGCCAAAATCGGAAAGAGAAATCGACTGCATTTGTTGTTGAAACCCCTGCTTCACTCAATGAGCTAGAAGGTGATTTGAGAGAACTGAAAAAAGAAGATGAAGTATTTCATGAAGACAGTGGTCTCACAATCACTAGAACACAGAGAACTGACCATGAAATCAAGGTGAAGGTAGATTATGTTCATCGGAAGGAGTCAAACCGTAATCTTCTGAATGCCATAGATAGGTCTGCGACTTTTAGTATGACAGATACCCATGAGGATGATATATTCAAAGTTACACAAGATTTCTACAATGCAGACCAGTTCAGCGCGGTAAAGACCTTCTTTGAGGATTGGGACCGAAGAAGACAGATAAACGGTGACTCAAAAGTAGCTCGTGCAGATATCCGTCTAACAGAGATAGGAAATATGTCGGACCGTGTGGACTTTGTTGATGATTTTCTTGATTACGAACCTGGGAACTGGGACACCCGTAACGTCTGTCATCTTGGGGTTCGACAAGCAGACAGCGATGATGATGGAATCGAAGAGGTTAGTGACGGTGGAGTTGAGGAATTTGAGGATTTAGAAGATAAAAGTGAATTAGAGGAACAGATAGACCAGCAACTAAGTAATATCTCTCAACTCGCCCTAGATGGTGATAGTCTAAGGACTAATCCTATTGTGAAAAAGTGTCTCAAAAATAACTTCTATTTTGACTCTGCGAATATCTATTGTGTAGACCCTGATAACGCAAAAGGAGTAGAAATACAGCTAAAATTCAAGGAGAAAGGGAGAAACGCGTTTGACCTGACAATTGAAACAGAATATGAGGTTCATGATGGGGACCGAGAGGATGATGACTTTTCCCCCAGCTTTAGACACAAAACCCGCAAGGAATTCAGGGATGCTGTAGTTGACCTGTTTAGCCAATACAAGAATATGCCTCACTTGATGAAGGAGGCAGGGAAATCGTATGGGCTCGAGGACCTACCTGAAGTTGGACCTACTAAAGCTGAAAACTTCGAAAACGCTGGATATGATACTGTAGCAAAAGTATTGAATGCATCTGTGGAAGACCTCGAGAAAGTTGATGAAGTTGGGGAGACAACTGCAAAGATAATCCTCGGTAAAGAAGCTTGA
- a CDS encoding PKD domain-containing protein, with the protein MNRYAELALYGLLVLVGTVMLLGVGSLTALAQETNTTQTFESQLTDSNGDPIPHTEVKFEQYTDSYIEFGEVHLGQQYSSHGEWTTTTDANGNYSIEIPYETHEDGSVTPTEGVIRIPDSDNPSSDVDMGVFEAGSTTSLNYLSQDNLNVTAADYDGTSSDPYTFSDDSDSTGDETETIDRPTVNVVVDDDEIVEGQDATFRAELEGANSSTVDFQWLVNNEEVGTNSQTLNHTFDAAGEYSVNVLVTPANGYTWNDGSSEEIEAIYQLQDDYWSSSGVIKFTDLTVTSVNEDNESINATVEILSLEKTGSEVQFRVPEGQWTITAEYQDSGIQYDAVDSINATDKVQEVQLRLEENDGVIGSGTGGVPSGGLGDWLSYITDIIQGPVSGAESLLATAGAVLGGLTLVVGAAVVITLYLTGSFLWRLLPFGGEEEISRLRVGAGDDDDD; encoded by the coding sequence ATGAATAGATATGCAGAACTAGCTCTATATGGATTACTCGTCCTCGTCGGGACGGTGATGCTTCTGGGAGTTGGTTCACTTACAGCGTTAGCACAAGAGACCAATACCACACAGACGTTTGAGAGCCAACTAACAGATTCAAATGGCGACCCGATTCCACACACAGAAGTGAAGTTTGAGCAGTACACGGACTCATACATCGAATTCGGCGAGGTCCATTTAGGACAGCAATATAGTTCTCACGGAGAATGGACGACCACAACTGATGCGAATGGTAACTATTCGATAGAGATTCCTTATGAAACTCATGAGGATGGTTCTGTAACGCCCACAGAGGGTGTAATTAGGATACCTGACTCAGATAATCCTAGTTCCGATGTAGATATGGGTGTCTTCGAGGCGGGGTCTACAACATCGCTGAATTACCTCTCTCAGGATAATCTCAATGTAACCGCTGCAGACTACGATGGGACATCCAGTGACCCGTACACCTTCTCAGATGATTCCGATTCCACGGGCGACGAGACCGAGACAATAGACCGCCCTACGGTCAACGTGGTTGTAGATGACGACGAGATTGTTGAGGGCCAGGACGCAACATTCAGAGCAGAGCTTGAGGGCGCTAATTCCTCCACGGTGGATTTCCAATGGCTCGTCAACAATGAAGAAGTAGGAACGAATAGCCAAACGCTCAATCACACGTTCGATGCAGCGGGCGAGTACAGTGTCAACGTTCTCGTGACTCCTGCAAATGGGTATACATGGAATGATGGGAGCAGCGAGGAGATAGAGGCCATCTATCAATTGCAAGATGACTACTGGTCCAGCAGCGGAGTTATCAAGTTCACAGATTTGACTGTGACCTCCGTAAATGAAGACAACGAATCCATCAACGCTACTGTGGAGATATTGAGCTTAGAGAAAACAGGGTCAGAAGTACAATTCCGAGTCCCCGAAGGGCAATGGACTATCACTGCAGAATATCAAGACAGTGGAATCCAGTATGATGCAGTAGATTCGATTAACGCGACAGACAAAGTACAGGAAGTACAACTCCGACTCGAGGAGAATGATGGGGTCATAGGAAGCGGCACTGGTGGCGTACCAAGCGGAGGACTAGGGGACTGGCTATCTTACATCACGGACATCATTCAGGGGCCTGTATCGGGCGCTGAATCTCTACTAGCTACGGCTGGAGCTGTCCTTGGTGGGCTGACTCTGGTTGTCGGTGCAGCTGTGGTTATCACGCTCTATCTCACTGGGTCCTTCCTGTGGCGGCTCCTCCCATTTGGCGGAGAAGAAGAAATCAGCCGTCTACGCGTAGGTGCGGGTGATGACGATGATGATTAA
- a CDS encoding carboxypeptidase-like regulatory domain-containing protein produces MISIKNAIWRIIQLTIAVILGSIIVNLLGIGGIAVAQDTGYYEDAEMHTFDDQIVDSDGNPVVDARVTFRDYEIAGLGTNQEIFYEDYNGYEWSTTTDSNGAFSIDIPYECTGSNCEINEGIVLINIEGGEEVVGSFQATSMESESDLTWIADYRYDSDDSSNGVDSVTEFEFSSTPTWFQSFLPADMISARY; encoded by the coding sequence ATGATAAGTATAAAGAATGCAATCTGGAGAATCATTCAACTCACAATCGCGGTTATCCTGGGCTCGATTATAGTCAACCTGTTGGGGATTGGTGGGATTGCTGTAGCTCAAGATACAGGGTACTATGAGGATGCAGAGATGCACACATTTGATGACCAGATAGTAGATTCAGATGGTAACCCTGTCGTGGACGCTCGTGTTACGTTTCGGGACTACGAGATAGCAGGATTGGGTACTAATCAAGAAATCTTCTACGAGGATTACAACGGATACGAGTGGTCCACGACTACTGATAGTAACGGGGCCTTCTCAATCGATATACCATACGAGTGTACAGGGTCGAATTGCGAAATCAATGAGGGTATTGTGCTAATCAATATAGAAGGTGGTGAGGAGGTTGTCGGTAGTTTCCAAGCAACCTCTATGGAGTCTGAATCAGACCTCACATGGATAGCTGATTATCGGTACGACTCAGATGATTCAAGCAATGGTGTGGATTCTGTTACAGAATTCGAATTCTCTTCCACTCCTACGTGGTTCCAGTCCTTCCTTCCCGCAGATATGATATCTGCACGATACTAA
- a CDS encoding PEGA domain-containing protein — MVMALLLVSSAMVAGISGTALAQESDYSTAPSDTTTILENMDGSGTEDDPYVITDVYELQAVNANTSSHYVLGNDIDTNSTETWHPQENFTEQIGEYSGTDVGTYELTYAPISELTSVTDTDSGTELNASIVDAENGTIEVEESASAEIEIEYTTSEKIYKGFKPIEFSGSDVGVIDGNGHTINGLYINQPNEFGVGLVTTNDGQITSLNLKNVDITGGEVGAIAGKNAGEISSVSVTGEVTATGDYATAGSVAGVNTNTIKNSYSFASITSNIDAGGFTGLNDGGTVAHSYFAGDVTASDSGQIGPIVGDKAGSVIYTYYDSNVVNVDSDDAKGLTTDEMTGTSAADNMFLDFSSVWETITAEENYATNDGYPILTDNDREAQLVAQDLQVVTYILEVSTVDTDDNPLETTVTVDGQEQTGNTTSFTLEDGEYAIEASADGYSTVGKTVTIDGTDKTLELTLEEEPNGDEEVAGTGGSDGSGYGDIIDALLGAAPAIVVVVLLLVFVFFWPSGGSGGVEP; from the coding sequence ATGGTCATGGCGCTCTTGCTGGTCTCGAGTGCTATGGTCGCAGGTATTAGTGGTACAGCACTCGCACAAGAATCAGATTATAGCACAGCTCCATCAGATACAACGACCATTCTCGAAAATATGGATGGTAGTGGGACAGAAGACGACCCCTACGTGATTACAGATGTATATGAGTTACAGGCAGTGAATGCTAATACGTCATCGCATTACGTTCTCGGGAATGATATTGATACAAACTCTACGGAGACTTGGCATCCACAAGAGAATTTCACGGAACAAATCGGTGAGTATAGTGGTACAGATGTGGGAACGTACGAATTAACATACGCGCCAATTTCTGAACTCACATCCGTAACTGATACAGACTCAGGCACTGAGTTAAACGCATCCATTGTCGATGCGGAAAACGGCACAATTGAGGTGGAAGAGTCAGCATCTGCAGAAATCGAAATTGAATACACAACAAGTGAGAAAATCTATAAAGGATTTAAACCGATTGAGTTTAGCGGTTCTGATGTTGGCGTTATTGATGGTAATGGACACACAATTAACGGTCTATATATTAATCAACCGAACGAATTTGGAGTTGGGCTTGTGACGACAAACGATGGCCAGATAACGAGTCTAAATTTGAAGAATGTAGACATTACAGGTGGTGAAGTTGGAGCTATTGCTGGAAAGAATGCAGGCGAAATTAGTTCTGTCTCTGTGACGGGTGAAGTCACAGCGACAGGCGATTATGCTACAGCTGGTAGTGTTGCAGGCGTCAACACGAACACAATTAAGAATTCATACAGTTTCGCAAGTATTACATCAAATATTGATGCTGGTGGCTTTACTGGTCTGAATGACGGTGGTACCGTGGCTCATTCGTATTTTGCAGGCGATGTTACAGCATCTGATTCAGGTCAAATAGGACCTATTGTCGGAGATAAAGCTGGCTCGGTCATATATACATACTATGATTCAAATGTGGTTAATGTAGATTCGGATGACGCTAAAGGGCTAACAACCGATGAGATGACGGGCACATCTGCTGCTGACAATATGTTCCTTGATTTCTCGAGTGTATGGGAGACCATCACAGCAGAGGAGAATTACGCAACAAATGATGGATATCCTATCCTCACAGATAACGACCGAGAGGCACAGTTAGTCGCTCAGGACCTCCAGGTTGTCACATACATACTCGAGGTCTCTACCGTGGACACTGACGACAATCCCCTCGAAACAACCGTCACAGTAGATGGCCAAGAGCAGACGGGCAACACTACTTCCTTCACACTGGAAGATGGTGAGTACGCTATTGAGGCATCTGCTGATGGGTATAGCACTGTGGGCAAGACCGTGACTATCGACGGGACAGATAAGACTCTTGAGCTCACTCTCGAGGAAGAACCAAATGGCGATGAGGAGGTCGCTGGTACAGGAGGTAGCGATGGTAGTGGGTACGGAGACATCATAGATGCTCTCTTGGGCGCTGCACCTGCTATCGTAGTCGTTGTCCTCCTCCTGGTCTTTGTTTTCTTCTGGCCGTCGGGAGGTAGTGGTGGCGTCGAACCCTAG